A stretch of DNA from Montipora foliosa isolate CH-2021 chromosome 4, ASM3666993v2, whole genome shotgun sequence:
GTCGGCAATTTGGAGATGTGTCAATGTAAGTAGTCATTTTATAATCGCTGGTCTCTCAATGTTCTCTTTCGTTTTGTCTATTTCACCGCTTTAGCTTATATAACACTTTGTTTGGTTCTTTCGTAGTTTCAACCCACATGTATCAGTCATCCATTTGTCAAGTTATTCATGATTTTCATTAAattggtgtttttgtttttaagtgGTGTTTGGAATTTTTCGGTTTCCCGTTCAGCAGTCTCATCTTTGACAGGCAAACTCACGCCTTTTGCAGTTATAGAAGGGTTAAACAGATACAGCAGTTAACCAAAAACAATAATGGTCATTACCttattttagagtagcttgatgtagctagtattctctgagcatttaccctccctaCCATTATTAATTGATACACCACAGAGGATAGACCTCGCACCAGACAGGGTTAttgtccttatccaagaagactagagagtcaaACCATTTCAATGCAGATGTCATCacaaaagcagcactttctcctcagttgagACCCTGAGTGTTTGTTCCGCTGGAGTCAAACTcgcaacctcccgcatggcatcccggtgctcaaccaagtGAGCTACCGGTACACAGCGAGCCACCAGTGCGCTTAGACAGAAGCATACTTAACAGTTAACAATTAGTCAGCCACCAGTGCGCTTAGACAGAAGCATACTTAACAGTTAACAATCAGTATTAGTTGGCAGGGTAGAGGTTTTATAATTTGCTCGTATGCAGAAGGCTGACAGGGAGTTGACAATCCTGCTACGAATTAAGGGAAGCATAGGATTACGCTGTAGGATACCACTGACAAAATTTGAACAATGAACCTCATTGCTTGCCTCGTTGCTTTAAGCCCTGGAAACCCAGCCTTGCCAAGGCATCTGAATGGGAAGAGAAAAAAGCCAAGAGATTTCTTTGAGCGTAATGAACAGCAGTCAAACCTACAGTATGACGCTCTCATCATTAGTTCAGATGCTAAGAATACCAGTGAAGTACATGTACGGCAGAAACATTGGGGCAAGTGACACAAGACAAGGTTCAGTTGACACAATACTGCAACTTAGGACAGAACGTCAAAAGGAGGAAAACTGGTAAATTAGATAGTGTCAACAATGCTTTACCTGGAAAAACAGGACATTATTTCATCTTGACAGTAAATTGTTCATACTGTATTTCATACCTCTTGTAAGTTCTGTGCTATGTCTTTGTTCCATACTCTCCACAGTGACTTGAATGTGGCTGATCCAGCAACAAAACCAACTCCAGCACTGGCTACACCCAACAAACCACAGAAAATCATTGGATCCATGCCTCTAAAGGACAAGAGCATACACAATCAAGGACACAAACAACAGCGACACAGTGTAACAGCAGAGGGGTTGgtgcagtggtaagatctctgccttccaaccctaaggtcctgGGTTCCATttccggttctgccgagactggaatatttggcgaccttctttcccgctaaagttcactcagctttccatccttctgaggtcggtaaaatgagtaccagcatgcatggactgcttagaagcggctgcaatttgcgcctgtatatgcttccagtccgctgggtgtaaattgatcattgtaaagcgcctttgagacattgtgataagggcgctatataaatgcaccactttactttactttactttacttcacACAAACAACAGGCACATGTGGATATGCTGGGCATGCAAAAGAGATTGACAGTTAGCCATTTATTTGACTAGAGAGCTGCTCAAACCAACCTacattagtaaattttcagctccgactattgcatttctagctttttgattggccaaaaaactccgactatgagccaatagtcaaagttttacgtcatatggaaaatagtgcgccaagatgctctttccggacgctttgtaaaattgtggaaataaaaatcggcagcaaaacccggtttgagaatttactgaaacaattattccattcgcccttgttggatatgaagtgattataaccaactcgtgCTAcacgctcgttggttattttatcacttcatatccaactcgggcgaatggaataattgttatatagcaGTCCCACTAATGGGATTAATGGTcatattttttttaccaaatttaTAAGGAACTGTTTgcataagaaaataattaataatttaaattCATAGGCCACTCTCAAAAAttccataatactctttgtttgccctccaaataATTTTGCATTTGTGAATTAttataagcattgtttctatTTTCTTCTGACCAAATTGTGGAGGGCAAAGAAGAGTATgatgtatttttgaaagtggctgTGTactttggaacaccaacattgTCTGTTGTTTCTTGGTTAAGGGAGAACATAGCTGCTGTGAACACGTAAACAGTGAgatttaaagattttactctccCTAATGCCACACATgagtaaaattattttattcatcGATGGgggtagcctgcgaacgcagacgtatttccggctgCCATTTCTCTCCCCCAAAAAATAGCGTCTACGAaaccgagctgcaaaacgatttccgTGACATAACtgctcttgtttttttttttggcgaatCATGTTATATGAAAGAACAGAGAGTCAGGTGATCTCCACGCAATTCGTGTTATAGTTGTCACTAGCGAACCTTTGAAACGAACAGCTATGAGTGAAGCGCCAAGAATTAAGATTCCTTGCAGTGGCGAATGTTGCATTCTTTGATGGACAAATTTTTGGGTTACAAAGGAGAAGATAAATATGCAAAAAGCTATGAGTGAAACGTCAAAGAATTACAAGATTCCCTGCGGTGGCGAATGTTGCATTCTTTGACGGACAAATTGCTTGGTTGCAAAGGAGAAGATAAATGTGTTTTGGAAATCTCCTCTTTGATACTTCGAGCCAATTTATGTGGGCTAGCTGCCGCACAAAATGCTATTATCGACCGCTACGATACAAGAAAGCTGTTCGTTTAGTGGACGAGCTTGAGGACTAACTTAAAGGACAGTTTGACAGTGACATTACTCTTCGAGTTAAGTGATTGGCTTAAGATTAAAGCAGCGCACTGGAGGCGAAGAAACGCCTGAGTTTGGGTGACACTTACTCGAATGTTTCATCGTAGTAAAACCATACACGAAAGCAACCAGTAAAATCGGCCCAAGCACCGTTTTAGCCCCGGAGTATGCATAAGCCGGTTTTCCTTGGGGATTCTTAGCCCTTCACCGATCCTAGCGCTTGTTTTTGCACCACCAAGACCACAAAACGTCGTTAAAGAAGCTTTTGGAAGTTTCAGTGAGAGCTTAATCTATAAATATTTACATCAACACTGCTTCCTGAAGCAGAAACTCAAGGCGCTAACTTGAGGGCATTGTCTCTACCAGACTCAGAGAAAAGGAGACCAAAGGACATCTTACTGTAGAATATTCTAGTAAAACAATCGGAAAAGAATTGGTAATGGGTAAATCACAACCACAATATTTTTCCCAGAAGAGCACTGCACGGTCCAAAACACCACAAGCAAGGACTTCCCAAATTGTGTAGGTAATTTGACGAAAACATCATGTTTCTTCTAGGCCCCAACATACTTGATTGTATCCTCCTCGTGGCTACTTAACTTTTTATACTGAAAATCTCACAATCTTTTTACATATCCTCCATATTGCCCAGCCTTAATCTGACTTGTGTTTACGTGGACAGCATGAAAGTACTTTGCGTGTTTCCTGCATGTTGGTTCTGGAGATTTATGAGCCtaactctgattggctaagaattttacgtcacagaaatcgttttgcagctcggttTCGCAGACGCTATTTTTCAGGGGATAGaaaagaccgccggaaatacgtctgtgtTTGCAGGCTACATTGTACGATTGGGCCGCTTCAGGTATAAATGGGTTAAATAGTTTTTCTGTGTAACTACATTGTACATTAAAGCAGGGAGATCACTGAGAGGCAGGGCTACTAAAAGCATAATTTCTGGCTAGTTTCAGACAGAGCACCTTTTAAGTGCTCAGTTCCACACCCACAGTGCTAATTTGATTTTCCACACATTCATTCTTATAACAGTTCATCTTACTCAGCTGAGACTTGGCCTACTTTAGATGATGTATTTCATACCAGTTCAAACAAATTTGAGGTTTAGCTTAGATGAGATAGTGACACATCCAAATATGCAAATCAGCATAAAGAAGAATGCAACACCCATTACAAGATTGCAAGAGAACGGCAAAATGAAACTCAGGAAGTTGGTCGGCTGTTTTAAGTTTGGCCATAAAAAATGGCAAATATTTCATATGGAGAGCTCATTTCCCTTGGGCCCACCCATGTACAGTGTATAATGTATGCTCATATTGAAATATATCTTGTGTTCCGTTCTGTTCCCCAACACAAATCTAAGCCCCCGCCATCCCCTCTCTACCCTCCCTTTCTAAAAATTTAACCCTTTGCACATGCAGGAGACAAACTTACAGTATTGGCTGGATCTGCTCAGGAGTagcatcaaacatgtttggaaaCATATAGGCACTCGTACACGAGGACGCGAGCAACGCTGTCACACCAAAAGGCAAACCAGCCAGCCTCTGCCGTGTGCGTAGCTTTCGTGTCATCTTCTGATATTCATCAAAGGAGAGTGTAAACCTTTTCGCCGCCACCTTCTTGCCGCTAAACAGGGGACTTCTTGAGATTGTGGGAGAGCGTTCGTTTGGGGAATCGGTTACATCTGTGGACGCTGTATCAGAAAATTGTCTATTAGCAATAGCAAAACATGGGATGCTTGATCTGATGCCTGTTCGGAATATCACAAGAGTTCTTTTCGTTGTGATATCAGCCGCAATAACATTGCGTAGATTTTTTCGTAAAAAACCAGCCGCCATCTTGACAATGTTATAATAACCCACAATTCCCCACGATTGCTGTCTTGTTCCCAGGCACTCCCGCgcaatttgcaaatataaagaAGGAAGCGGAGTTCACGGTGATTTTGCAAGGCAAAAA
This window harbors:
- the LOC137999778 gene encoding uncharacterized protein, with translation MAAGFLRKNLRNVIAADITTKRTLVIFRTGIRSSIPCFAIANRQFSDTASTDVTDSPNERSPTISRSPLFSGKKVAAKRFTLSFDEYQKMTRKLRTRQRLAGLPFGVTALLASSCTSAYMFPNMFDATPEQIQPILGMDPMIFCGLLGVASAGVGFVAGSATFKSLWRVWNKDIAQNLQEREADFLARISSRRASTYNKFEDDYYGENIKNVGDYRQWLREQQKKQRIADKYDSKEQAKSEVNTEAA